Genomic DNA from Acomys russatus chromosome 24, mAcoRus1.1, whole genome shotgun sequence:
TTTTAAAATGAGGTTCACATTTTTtgaacaagggggaaaaaatcccaaAATTGCATTTTGCCATTACAGACTCATACATAAGAAAAGGTTGTGTTTTCTATGTGACAATTGTTAAGACATAATATTCAAAATCAGTATTTAATCATTATAATGAGGTATTGTTTAAATATAACCACATTTAGATTATTCATAGTTTAATTAATATACTCATTATGAAAATCTTTGAATCAGATATTTGATGAACTACTTGTCAGTAACAAGGCAGCATTAATTAGGCCTATATTGagattaacattttttaaaaagtacaaccGCTTATAATTATAATAGAGCCTAACTAAACACCGCCTTCCTTGAGCTAAAACTAATAATTTCTCTATTTGAACTGTTAGCAAGAGATTATTAAATTAGTATAAGCTAATATCTCAAAGTATTAAAATCGGCTTGACCAAACAGATCTTGCTTGCGGCTTGAGCGGTTGAAGACTAGCTGTCCTCTGGTAGGCTGAGTGAGACTTGCTCTTAAAGAAGTCACATatcccccaccccgccacccccaccccaggaaacTGACTCCAGGCCTGGCTGTATTCAGACTTCAGCACGTACTCCTAGGCCTAGAAGTGGTTTTCCACTGTTTCAATCCGGGTCTATCCAGTACCATCTTGGTCTGATCTTGCCACCGGGCACCACTTGGTTCCGATGCAGCCGGCAGAGGAAAAAATCCCAATTTCAGTTCCAGAACAGGCATCAAAGTCCCCAAGCTTCGCCTAGCCCTACCTCTTGGTCTTCTCCCATTATACGGCTCCCCCTCCAGCCccgccacttcctcctccccccttcccaaAGGGCGTCGGAAGAGCTTCGCGCATCTGATCTTTCACCAGCACCAATTGAAAAATGGGTGCTTGTCACAACACAGATCACTGCCTTCCAGGCTCTGCTCCCCACCGCGCGCCGGAAAGGGCCCCCCAAAGGCGGAGGGCCAGCCCTCTCGGGCAGCAGGCGGGTGCCAGGGAACCTGGAATCGCGCAAAGGCTGCGGTCTCGTCGGGGGGCCCACGGTTTTCAGTAGCCTCTGGTCTAGGGCTGGGCtttgggctggggctggggctgggctggggctgaGACCTTCAGACAGACAAGGGATTCAGCCTGGTTCTACCCTCTTGGAATCATTGCTCTTTCGAAGCAAACTTAGTCTCGGGCGAGCGGCGTTCTACCGGAGGGAGGTGGTTCTCAGAATGGAACTGGCATTTGGAACTCAGGGCCGGGGCGGGAGCAATGTGAGTGGCTATGGTCAGTTCTCAGTTTCAAAATTCACCTAATCTCCCTGTGCTTTGGCATTTCTTTGTGAGTATGTAGGGAGAAGTCCCTAGGCATTAAGCTGTGGAAAGAAGAGTCTGGGGGGGGGTTGAGGGTGGGGGCACTCCCTGAAACTATGTCCTGTTCCCACATACCTAGGTGATTGATTGGGGCAGTGGCTTAGAAGACGTGTGCTTCCTGTCCCTGCCAAGATTCTATCCTGTGCTTCGGTCAAGTGAAATCTGGCAGGTcagatgggtgtgtgggtgtgtgggtgtgtgctgggGCAAAGcagagtgtctgtgtcttgagaAGTGACAAGGCACATGGAGAAAACTGCAGTCTCCCAAGCCTGCTGTCCTTGGGTTCCGCTTTTCTCTCTCCGGAGGAAGTCTTCCATTTCTGAGCGTCTGGGGGTGAGGCTCTGCCCTAAAACACCTGCTCCTAGGCCAAATGCCCTAACCTTCTATACGCACTCTGTCTCTCCAACCTAGGCAAGGACCCAGGCCAGGCTGAGGGGGAAAGCTTAGGGGAACAGGCCTTTGGCAGCACCCCACAGACCTTCGTATAATATCTAGATGGGATATTAGGGGGCTCGCAATCAGGCCCTAGTAAGTAGTATGCTAATGTACCAGAGGTAgtaaggggggaggggcacctccccccccccacagcacAGGAGGCAATGGCTTTCTTGAAACCATAATTTTACTGTCTCAAAGAAACTTTATAACTTATTTACAAagtttccctcctccccccaagaTACAAAGCAATAAGTTAACATTCTCAATATAAAACTAAACTTTGACATAGAGAACACAAAACACAGTTGATTTCAATTGGTCACATTTTCCAAATCTCACAAGTAAAATGTCAAGATTCTCATTTCACAAAGCATTGGGTTTACAGCCACACACAACAGAACGGAAAGAGGCTAAGTTTGTGCAACATGTTTacagaacaataataataattattaataataacaataataatatgtACAGCAATTAGATCCTGCACGTTCAGGGTGATGACTTGTGTTCTGTGGTTGAGCCGCTGGGAGTTCTTTAAAGCTGCTTATGTCTTAGTTTAAAACAACCTGGAATCGGGGTGCTTTCACAGgacaaattattttctcttcaagGCCCATTGGTCCTCTCTTTTGCTGCCCAAAGTATGATTTTTCTTCTTGGCCGAGTATTCTTGTCCAAGCGTTCCTGACAAAATTCTGCTGGCATTGTGTATTTTTCAttacttcattcattcttttgtaatttgttattttttaatactttggaGCATGTAAAATGCAAATCATCCTGCATCCACTTCTCCATTCCAGCAAAGTAAAAAAGTTACTGTGTACCTTAAAAGCCACTATCACCGCCTCTTGTTCCCTTTGATGATGTATTTAAGGTAAAGAGTATGTCTGGACAGTGCCCACTCCATGCACCAGAGAACTTGGAATTGGCCAACACTCAGCATCAGAAGAAGTCTGTTTTTCAATAAATTAACCCCCCTCCCTCTGATCTCCCCCATTTCCCAAACAAGCTACATAGATGGTCGAGCAGGGCCCGGAAAAAAGAAGACCATAAATGAAAAAGCATGTCAGGATTCGGTGATGGGCTGCTGGCAGACCGGTGTGGCTCAGACCTGGTGGTTTTTTTTGGAGAGGCCGCTGAATGAGGAGGACAAGCAGACACAGCGCACAGACAGTGCAGAAAGGAGACAAACACGGACAGAACCGAAAAAAGAGCATATTCTTCCCCtcctacatatttttttttctcctgatacTCTCACAAAGCTGTGAGTCTGGTCGGGTCCAGCGggttgtctttttgctctggctGTCTCCAGGACCTGCTTTGAGGCCACTCTGAAACCAGGCTCCGGCTGAGAACTGGAAAGTCGCTGGGCCAGACCTTTAAGGGCTCCGGGGAGGCCCCAAGCCCTCTGCCTTCactgttcctttctcttttctttttatcccctACCTCTGGGCCGATCTCCTCCTGGCCTAGGGCACCCAGAAGAGGTGGGTGGACCTGGAGGCGGGAGGGGCTGGCCCAAGGGACACGGGAAGGAGGTGGGTGAGTGCGAACTGACAGCCTCACATGAGCTGAGGCTGCTGCATAGCTTCTTGATGCGCTGAGGGATACCAAGATGTGTAGCTGGGGACATAGGAGCCTGCGCTGCTGCCTGAGCTCTTCCCAGATGAGGAGTTCGGATTCCAGCCGGGTGGCACCGGTGGGGAGCCGGCAGACAGGGCTCTGCCATTCGCCAACGCGCTGCCCTCCAGAGCCGCCCCGCCTTGCTTCATCAGCTTCTTGAACTTGGAGCGTTTGTTCTGGAACCATATCTTGACCTGCAAGATAAACCCAACATGACTGGACTGTGAGCACTGAGCCTACCCCAGGtcttgggaggaaagagaaggaactgATGGAAGATAaatcctgccctcccctccccgcttTGCAAAAGCCGGCAGCACCAGTCTGGAGGGGTAGAGACCACTGCCACCCACATCCCCCTTGAGAGCCAAAAGGCTAGAAAACTGAGCCCCTTGTCTGGCCACCAGCCGCTGCTAGCCCTTAGAGAAGCTCTCAGAGACGGggtgagagaagaggggagaccCAGGCCTTGACTTTCAAATGTGTCAGTGCCACCAGGGCGGATGCTTGTGGAAGACTTCTTGCATGCAAAACAATAGgatatcaataaagaaaaattaaaacctagATAGGAACGGAGGAGGGTGTGTATTAAAATTAGACCACCTTCCCTTAGCTCCGAACTCTCTGCCCTTGGACTGGAGGAGGAAGCCACAGCATTTTAGTTAAAACTTTTTCTTAGACACGATCCAACTTTCTCCTCCTTAGTTATGtttgctttcctcagctccaaTCTAAATCTGGAGACAGACTTTGGTCAGCTCTGGTTTGAACGCCTACAACTGCTCAGAGTCTTAGAGAAgtgcaggaagaagaagaaaaaaaaaaccctcacgtgtttgtttgtttgtttgttttttcttcaggaTCTGGAACTTGGGAAATCAAGGGATCCTCTGCcacctcaggaggaggaggtggagggagtaGGCTTAGGCCCAAGATCCGAGTGATTAGCCACActttaaaagcaaaggaagatTAAATTCCCCTTCTATTGTTCTAGTTGTTCCGGCACGTGTGACCTCAGAATCTCCAAACAAAACGTCTAGGGAAATCCTTCCTGTTCCCGGATCTGAAGTCCAGGGACAGAAGACCAGGCGGCCTGCAGGTCAGAGTAGGGTCCAAGCTAGGGCAGGCAGcttgaaggagaaagggaagccaCTGAAAGTCAgaggtggacacacacacacacacacacacacacacacacacacacacacacacacacacacacacacacacacacacccctcactcactcacacaggcACAATGACACCTAGAACCAGAGGCCCagcgaacaaaaaaaaaaaaaaaaaaaaaaaaaaaaaaaaaaaaaaaaaaaaaaattgaagccgGGCCCTCAAGCCCAGTTTAGGAAGTCTGTTTGGTAGAGCGGCAGCGGCCAGGTACCTGAGTCTGTGTGAGTCCCAAGGAGGCCGCCAGCTCCGCCCTCTCAGGCAGAGCTAGGTACTGAGTTTGTTGGAACCTCCGATTCAAAGCCTGCAACTGCAAACTGGAATAAATTGTCCTGGGTTTACGGATCTTTTTCCCTTTGCCATTAAAGCGCACTTCACCGCCTTCCACCACGGTGCTCTTCTCGGAGTCCGCCCCTGGAGGgacaacagaagcagagaccttTGTTAATGCTGAACTGCCTTTAGTGCGGAGGGACGGACGAGAATGAGCGTCTGTAGATGGGCTGGCAGAGGCATGGTCCGGAAAAGAACGTTCAAGAAACCCCCGAAAGACTGCGAAGGGTCCCTCAAGGTCCAAGCGCAGGTCCCTGGCTGCTGCAGACAGAATTGGGCCGATCCCAAGAGCGCAGCTATTGCCTTTGCAAGGAAAGTTTGCTATTTTTTGCAGGCGGTAGTTGAGGTTTAATTACCCTTAATTGCATACATTGTTTATAGCGCTACGCAATAAATAATTACGGAGACTAATACGTGCACATGTGGGTTTCTGTTTTCCGCCAGGGCATTGTGTGCCTGGCGCACCAAGCGGCCCAGAGGCCCAGCCAGTGCTAGGAGACGCGCTCGGATTTATCCTTTGCTGGACAGTTGTAAATTGAATTgacttataatttttttcttttcagtgacaTGGATCCATAGATTGATATCCGAAACCTACGACTTCCgtgccttccccacccccacccacctctctctaCCTAACACtcctctcttgtcttctctctttccccctccccttctccccctctctcctagtctccttcccttctctccttgtcCCTGGCAAGCGCACGTACCTGGGTCCTCCAGGCGGCTCTGGGCGAGGCTGGCGCTGCCGGGGTAGGACTGCACGGAACTGATGTAGGGGCTGGACGCGTGGCTGCTGACCGAGTTGACGTAGGGGTAGCCCAGCGGTCGGGAGAAGGACGAGGCCGAACTGTAGGCACCGTCGGGCTGCGAATGGCCCGCCGAGTGTAAACAGTGCATGGAGTAGTGCCCGTgggacatgggagaaggagacatTTGCTGGTTGGGCGGCCCAAACTCCATAAACACCGCCTTGCCCGACACGGGGCTGTTGAGACTTTCTGGCATGGTGGTCATGGTCATCTCTTCTCGCGGGGTCTGAGTGGGgtctttcctctgcttcccttttgGGGGCCTCTATGTTTCTCAGGACAGGAAGGAACCCAATTTAAGAGGAACAGGGGTTTTCACTTTCCATTCATaagaaaatggagtttgtctCTTTGAAAAGTCTAAGCATGATGCTGCCGAGCTCCCCAAACTCGGTTCAAAGCTTTGACTCAGCCAAGGTCATAAATATTCATGAGCTGGTGGAGCTGATTGGTCGGCTCTCTTGCATAATCACCGGGGATTGGTCCGAGAAGCTCCGGCTCGGCTGGACTAGAGCGGGCGCCACGGCCCGGCCTAGGGAGAGTCGGGTCCACTCGTCCGGGCCGGGGCTCCTCTGCAACAGAGCGCGCGGAGCGGGGCGCACAATGGGCTGCGGCGTCCGCGCTGAGACCTCGAAAGCTACCGACTCACTCCAGCCTCCCGCCTCCCTAGCGCGCTTCCCGCCCCAGAAACCAACCGGCCGCTCCCTGCCGTCGCCCCTCCCCCTTGCTGTCCCCACCCTTCGCCCGCCCCCAACGCCTGGGACCCAGGACCACTTTCCGCTGTCACCTAGTCCAGTGGGGAACGCCGCTCCAGAGTCCCGCCGCGGTCTCTGGGTCGCGGAGTCGTGCGCTGGGCAGCAATCCAGGTAGCCCGCAGCCCACGGTCCTCCCGAGAGTCCTGTTCCTAGCTCAGCGCGCTCCAGGACGCGCCTCCCAGGCCGGGGTCCTCTCGGCCACATCCCGGGAACCGGGGTTTTGGGGCCCTCCGGCCCAACTCACTCACTCGGCCGCCGCCCTGCCGCTGCCACCGCTCCCAGGGACTTGCTCGCATCTTTCCAGGCCCAGCTGGCCACTCCAGCTCGAGGCTGCACCAGTCTGATCAAAGCAGTGCGTGTAGAGAGCCGGGAACCCGCGCTTCTCCTCCCAGGAAAGGCGGCCGCACCGcctcccccatttccctcccaaccttcctgcctccccctcccctctccactcccCCTGAGCGGTGCGCTCGGGGCTCACTCGCCCTGAGGGCGCGGCGCAGCGAGGAGTCCCGGCGGTCTTGCGGGCACCTGGCGGCGGAAGCGTCGACCGCTCGCCAGGTGGTCATTTTCCAACCTCCTGGGGTCTGGCCAGAGTACTTGGGGTTTGGGAGTCCTAGGGGGACACCGAAACCCTCGGCAAATCCAGCTCTGGGGTAGgcttgaatatatgtgtatagatatgCCCCCTCTTTGTCGCCCAATCTCTTCCTCACCTCCAGTGGCCAAAGCTGGCGCTTGTGGACCCAGGGGTAAAGTGAGGGAGCTGATGGAAGCAAAAGCTTCCAAGGCGCAGTCTACCTTCTGGGTGCAAATACGGAAAAGTGCACAAAAGGCTGTCTCGCCCCCACCCACCACTACTACCACACAGCCACCCCGCTCGGCGTGGCGCAAAGTACGCTGGTTGCTAGGGACTGTTGATTCCCAATCCCGCCAGCCCCACGATGAATCCCAAATTACTCTGTTAGGTAATTAGAAAGTGTTgataattatttctttcataatttaacggtgtgacgggggggggggacggggaaaTGATCTTGTGAAAGTTCACACGTGCACACGTATTAGTTACTGATTCATTTGATTAAATGGTAGTCTCAAGTGCTCAGATCCGCAGCTGAAGGCGCCCCATTAGCATAACACTGATGTTTAATTTTCATACGCATAATTAGCCATATATTTAACACTAATAGCAACATGCAGCCTTTCAGCGTTAAACAGCCCAGGATTTGATCTGGCCTGAGCTGAACCTTCGCCGCGGCACCTTCCCCTATCTAGAGTGCGCAGTGATCACAGGACAGACCTCTGTAATCAAGCACATTTTGGCAGAGGGAACaccaataaaaatgaacattcaAAACAAATTACATCGGTGATGTCGTTCCAGATATGAGTACAGgggagtcagtctctctctctctctctctctctctctctctctctctctctctctctctctctctctctctctctctctccttcagctgCGGCTTCTGCCTGCGGAATTCCTCTTCGGTTTAAGGGCATGAGGCCGTGGGCAGAAATATTTTATGCAGCATGTTAGCTgcagcaaaagagaaaaacaaaagggaaggaggaaggaagaaagaaagggggggaaaCCCAACAGCCCAAATTCTGTAAACCAATAAAAGGTTGCCAACgtctaaaagatttttttcccctcaatcaCCGATCTACACTGTAGGGCTTTGTGGCAACCACCACAACTCCAAAGCCACTCGGCTTGTCCTGATTTTCCTGTCGTACTTGTGATTTTAATTGCTCCTTCTTAGCGCCTATTTTGGGGGTGTGGAGTGCGGTCTTGTGTGCTCAACGCAGCCGCTTGGATGCCGTCTGAACCCGAGGTCTCTTCGCCTTGCAGGCCTTGTCCACGTAAGTGACTGTTGCCGTGTGCGCCGGGGTTGAGGTTGGAATTGGGGAAAACTGGTGTCTCTTGGAACTTAGTGCAAGGCACGTGGACTGCCTAGGGCTTGTTTATCCCTGAGATTGGCTGGGTTGGGGGATCGTGAGAGCGACTATAGGTGCTCTGTCCTTCGACTTAAGCGGGGgcaggagaccaggctggctactgGGAACTGTCGCGATAGATTTTCAGAGACTGGCATCATTTagaactgaactgtgggtgggtgagagagagCACACTCCAGAATTATTTCCTAATCCGAGGAAGCAAGTCTAGGGAGATACTGAGCCGCCGGGCCCTAGTTTCAGGAAGTGAGATCTTATCTGTACTTTGTGAGCTCCCCGTGCATTCCTCCAACTGCCCCAACTCTAAAGTGACACACTTGTTCCAAGATGCTTAGACTTTTGCCTGCCCAATTAAGAAAAGGTTCCAGATTGGGAGCAGAACTCACTGCAAGCACTTCAGGACCCAGCAGCTCAGGTGGTAGCCAGTTTATCTTCTGGTCTGGAATCCCTGTGGTTCAGGGGTTAGGTGTCTGGTCAGTTCAGCTGGCCAACCGATGGGGATTTGGACATGaggaggctcttttttttttttttttttttttaatccactttcTAATCTTAACTTCAAGTTTGTTTCCTACAGAGCTGCTGAGTTTAGCAGCACAGGCCAGATTAGTAAATCAGATTATAGACCTTCTCCATAAACACTTCTACCTACAGTAACTGTCCCAGTGGTTGGTAGAATCCTGTGGTCCTAATAAAACTATCCTTAGGGGGACTTGGGAGTAAACTGATCTGCAGACACTACATGCTAATCTGATTGCTCTAGGAAAGAAGTGAAGTCATTCTCTGGCAAATTCTTCCTAAAGCCAGCTGGGCTCTAGTCCTCTCTAGGGATTAGGAATAGCTTCCCGGCTACAGCTTCAGCCTCTGGCTGGCTAAATCCAGAACACCTCAAAAGTTTACCATTTATCTTCTAAATCCTCATTCTTTCTCACCTCCAAAAAACTAGGtttagaatctctctctctctctctctctctctctctctctcacacacacacacacacacacacacacacacacacaaactgtaatCTCTAGATGTAGAAAAATCTATCTGAAGGGTTGGGGACCATGGAGAGATCCCAAATTTAGAGAACCGCTGTAATTTAGCACTTTCCCAAGTGCTTGTCCTCGGTATCTGACCTCCTTCTCCATGGCTCTGAGTGTCTGAAAGTCAAGCTACCTCCCTGTGGATGCCTCTGATGCCATCAATCCTGGCAAATACAAGGTGTCCTTGGCTCCCCTGACAACCCAAAGCTCTATTTAGGATGTGGCCACTTTGCCATCCACATGAACACAAACAAGAGTTCACAGGGCCACTGATGTTCTGGACCTTTCTAGACATGTTCTTTCTACCATGCCTAGAGGGGCCTGCCTTCCTGTGAGGCCCAGCCTGGAGGTAGGTGTGAATAGATCCCTGGGGACAGCAAGGGAAGGCAGAGTGCTCTGGGCCTGAGTGGATTTCTGCTCCTGGAGTCGGTAGGCAAGTTGATCCAAAATTAAAGCTGACAGTTCCAGATTGGGCCAACCTTGTCTGAAATGTGTTTGGTGTCTCCTCGTCTCAGGAGTACCTGATTTGTATAGCTCAGGGACTGCCTGTCCCAGGACAGTAGCCAGGGGAGGGCAGCTTAAGGACTAGCTGGTCTCTAAATTCAAGAGACACACATCTAAAGAATGTGGTTGCAgcttgaaattttaatataacaAATGATCTAGTATGGAATTGGTCTCAAGCTGGGAGGGGGACCAAGCACGGCTGGTTGCTGATGAAGAGCAAAGTCTGTTTTCTGAACTGCTATCATCTTCAGCAAAGGCCAAACCTATGGTCCTCAGGCAAGAAACTGTAGGCAACGCTTCCTGCTCATCCTCTCTCAGCCAAACctcgaggaagaggaggaggaggtggaggaaattGGGTGAGGGGTGAGTGGAAGCAGGAGTTTGCCTCTGGAAGAGTCCTCAGGCTCAGCCAACTTAAGATccacagaagggggaaaaaagcagcgTAAAACGATTTCGCAGCTAAAgggttctgtgttttctttctgcatGCATGTTACAAGTTTAGAGATGGCACACTTCACCACCCATCCCTCTCCCTTTTGTAACTGTCGCATGTAGAGTGACCACAGTGGGTTTAagagtttttggttttgctttaactAGGGTAGAATCTGGACAGGGAAAGGgtgaaccacctgcccagggaaggtGGCTTCTCTCCAGGGGGCTGTTCTTCACCATCTGGTGCTTCAGCCTCACTGAGACACTTGTAGCCTCCTATATGGCCTGAGCTTGGCTCCTCAGTTCTCAAAGGTCTCCTTAAGAAAAAAGCACTGGGCCTCGGTGGCCTTGTTGGCTGAGTCTTAGGCTTCCTGTGGCAGTTTGGTCAGGATCTCCACACCCCTTGATGTGATGAGGACTGTGTGCTCGAACTGCGCAGACCTGAAAGACACAGGGGTAGTCAGGACACTGCATGCTGGCAGctctagctgctgctgctgctgctgctgctgctgcagggcctccCTTCCCCAGCAATTCAAAAATGACAGGACAAACACCTTTGGTTGTCCAGTGAGACTGCAGTCCATGCATCCTCCA
This window encodes:
- the Dlx1 gene encoding homeobox protein DLX-1: MTMTTMPESLNSPVSGKAVFMEFGPPNQQMSPSPMSHGHYSMHCLHSAGHSQPDGAYSSASSFSRPLGYPYVNSVSSHASSPYISSVQSYPGSASLAQSRLEDPGADSEKSTVVEGGEVRFNGKGKKIRKPRTIYSSLQLQALNRRFQQTQYLALPERAELAASLGLTQTQVKIWFQNKRSKFKKLMKQGGAALEGSALANGRALSAGSPPVPPGWNPNSSSGKSSGSSAGSYVPSYTSWYPSAHQEAMQQPQLM